The window GCGCCAGCGACCCGAAGTACAAGGACTGGATCTGCGACGAGCGCCGGATGAGGATCGCACGACCCCATGCCAAGTTCATTCACCCGATGCCGGTCGATGAGGAGCACGAAGTCACGCCGGAAGTGAATCGCGGACCGCGCTCCATCATCATGGATATAGCCGAATGCCGCTTGCACGTGCAAAAGGCGCTGATGGCCATGACCATCGGCGGGGTGAAAATGCAGGGCGGCAAGATCATCTGGCCGAAAAAATAAAACGACGAACACCGTCAAGGATAGCAAGAATCCCATGAAGAAAATTGTAATCGCGATCGGCGGCAATTCATTGATTCCTTCCGGTCAGAGAGGCTTCATCGAAGAGCAGAAAGAGGCTTCTTACGAAACGTGCGAACATATCGCCGATATGATCGGCGCCGGCCATCAATTGGTCATCGCGCACGGCAACGGCCCGCAGGTCGGCAACATCCTCCTGCGCAACGATGCGGGCGAGCAGATCCACGGCATTCCGCAAATGCCAATGGACATCTGCGGCGCCGATTCACAGGGCGGGATCGGCTATATGCTGTCGCAGGCGCTGATCAATGTCCTCCGCGCCAAGAAAATAAAAAAGGGCGTCGTCACGGTGATCACGCAGTGCGTCGTCGACCGCAACGACGAGGCATTCAAGAATCCGCGCAAGCCGGTCGGTCCATTCTACAAGGCCGATCAGGTCGAGCAGAAAAAGAAAACCAATCCCAGCTGGACCCTCATCGAGGACGCCGGCCGCGGGTACCGCCGCGTGGTCGCTTCGCCTATTCCGGTGCGCATCGTCGAACAGCCGGCGATCGAGACCCTGGTCCATAGCGGGCAGATCGTCATTGCCGTCGGCGGCGGCGGCATCCCCGTGATCGAAAAGGAGAACGGGGACCTCGAGGGAGTTGCCGCGGTCATCGACAAGGACAATGCGTCGTGCGTGCTGGCCCACAATATCAAGGCCGATATCTTCATGATTTCGACCGATGTGCCCCAGGTTTTTATCAACTACAAGAAGCCGGACCAGCGGGGGCTCAGCCAGATGACCGTCAGCGAAGCGAAAAAATATCTGGCCGACGGGCAATTTGCCAAGGGCTCGATGGAACCGAAGATCAAGGCGAGCATCAGATTCGTCGAGAGCGGCGGCGAGATGGCGATCATCACCAATCCGCAGTCACTGATGAAAGCGCTGAACGGTCAGGCGGGGACGCGAATAACCAAAGGTTAGACGGTTCGCGGCAACACTCGGCCCGGACTCAGCCAGGATAGAGTGGAGGATAGAATGGCGCTCAGGCATGTTTTGGGATTGAAATGCACCGTCTGCGGCAGGGAGCATACCCTCAGGGAAACCCGCTATACCTGCAATGCCTGCCAGAGCAATACCGAAGTCATCTATGATTATGAACTCATTAAAAAGAAAATCAGCCGCAAGAAACTCGCGCGCCATCGCGATTACTCGGTCTGGCGGTACGCTCCGTTCTATCCGCTGGCGTCACTCAAACTGATTCCGCCGCAGCAGATCGGATGGACTCCCCTGTATCACGCTGCCCGGCTGGGCGGGCCGATCGGTTTACCCAATCTTTACGTTA of the Candidatus Aminicenantes bacterium genome contains:
- the arcC gene encoding carbamate kinase encodes the protein MKKIVIAIGGNSLIPSGQRGFIEEQKEASYETCEHIADMIGAGHQLVIAHGNGPQVGNILLRNDAGEQIHGIPQMPMDICGADSQGGIGYMLSQALINVLRAKKIKKGVVTVITQCVVDRNDEAFKNPRKPVGPFYKADQVEQKKKTNPSWTLIEDAGRGYRRVVASPIPVRIVEQPAIETLVHSGQIVIAVGGGGIPVIEKENGDLEGVAAVIDKDNASCVLAHNIKADIFMISTDVPQVFINYKKPDQRGLSQMTVSEAKKYLADGQFAKGSMEPKIKASIRFVESGGEMAIITNPQSLMKALNGQAGTRITKG